The following proteins are co-located in the Blochmannia endosymbiont of Camponotus sp. genome:
- the sufA gene encoding Fe-S cluster assembly scaffold SufA, whose product MKNDVKKIIHCISKKHISWNGLTLTDAAAQQILHLKNKDPNILGLKVTIKKSGCAGFTYLMDKVMSLDDNNLMYERNGAKLFVPLYAMPFVDGTELDYVREGLNHMFKFNNPQAQHSCGCGESFSI is encoded by the coding sequence ATGAAAAATGATGTCAAAAAAATTATACACTGCATATCCAAAAAACATATTTCTTGGAATGGCCTAACACTAACTGATGCGGCAGCGCAACAAATTCTTCACTTAAAAAATAAAGATCCTAATATATTAGGATTAAAAGTAACCATAAAAAAATCAGGATGCGCAGGATTTACATATCTCATGGATAAAGTTATGTCATTAGACGATAATAACCTAATGTATGAACGTAACGGCGCTAAATTATTCGTGCCACTATACGCCATGCCATTTGTCGATGGAACCGAATTAGATTATGTACGAGAAGGATTAAATCATATGTTTAAATTTAATAATCCTCAGGCTCAACATTCCTGTGGGTGCGGTGAAAGTTTTAGTATTTAA
- a CDS encoding lipoate--protein ligase has protein sequence MCSLRLLLSDSYDPWFNLSLEEYIFKNIPKNQSILFLWRNQNTVVIGRAQNAWKECNTRRMERDGIKLARRNSGGGAVFHDLGNTCFTFISTQEHYDKSVSYNIVLNGLSYIGIQAIISGRNDIVIRTANGERKISGSAYRETSGRKFHHGTLLLHVDIDKLAYYLNPDFKKLKTKGITSIRSRVANLNEFKPGINHQEVCRGLTEAFFQHYGMRVKPEILSIDNFCKIPEFFQQFSKQRDWNWNFGSAPAFTHQLDTRFDWGSVTLHCDIERGIIHRSHIFTDSLDPGPLEILAAKLVGIPYNSKSILRCCKEWMQSWPQYKKELSEVSNWLIKTIS, from the coding sequence ATGTGTTCTTTGCGATTATTATTATCTGACTCTTACGATCCCTGGTTTAATTTATCACTTGAAGAATATATTTTTAAAAACATACCTAAAAATCAATCTATACTATTTTTATGGAGAAATCAAAATACAGTAGTTATAGGACGCGCTCAAAACGCATGGAAAGAATGTAATACTCGTCGTATGGAACGAGATGGAATTAAATTAGCTAGAAGAAATAGCGGGGGCGGCGCTGTGTTTCATGATTTAGGCAACACTTGTTTTACTTTTATTTCTACTCAAGAACATTATGATAAGAGCGTGTCCTATAATATAGTTTTGAATGGATTAAGTTATATTGGAATTCAGGCTATTATTTCTGGGCGAAATGATATTGTCATACGTACAGCGAATGGAGAACGTAAAATTAGTGGGTCTGCATATCGTGAAACATCTGGACGTAAATTTCATCACGGTACATTACTTTTACACGTTGATATTGATAAACTCGCTTATTATCTTAATCCAGATTTTAAAAAATTAAAAACCAAAGGGATTACCTCTATTCGATCAAGAGTTGCTAATTTAAATGAATTCAAACCTGGTATTAATCACCAAGAAGTATGTCGAGGATTAACAGAAGCATTTTTCCAGCATTATGGTATGAGAGTAAAACCAGAAATATTATCTATAGATAATTTCTGTAAAATCCCAGAATTTTTTCAACAATTCAGCAAACAACGTGACTGGAACTGGAATTTTGGTAGCGCTCCTGCATTTACGCATCAATTGGATACCCGTTTTGATTGGGGCAGCGTAACATTACATTGCGACATAGAGCGTGGAATCATTCATCGTAGCCACATTTTTACTGACAGTTTAGACCCAGGTCCTTTAGAAATATTAGCAGCAAAATTAGTAGGTATCCCATATAACAGTAAAAGCATTCTACGTTGCTGTAAAGAATGGATGCAAAGCTGGCCTCAATACAAAAAAGAATTATCAGAGGTTTCTAATTGGTTAATCAAAACAATATCTTAA